The following nucleotide sequence is from Peptostreptococcaceae bacterium.
AACATGATGTTTGTTTATTACCATTTGTATCAACAAGTCTTTTAATAATTTGAAATTTTTCATTTTCATCCATTGTAAGTATCACCTTTCTAATTGTGTCCACCTCATTTCTATTTTATGAGGGTTTATTATACTATAATTGGGACATAATCATTTGTGGTATAAGAGGACATTATCATTTGTGGGTCATATGATGCTTTTGTGATATAATCGACTTGTTGACTATGTGTTTTATGTATGTTATCATGCGTAAGCACGGAGAACCGCGCGAATCAGGTATTAAGAGCCTATGGACGCCTGAATTTGGCGAGATTTTTTAGAGGAGGTGTACAAGGTATGTATGCAATTATTGAAACTGGTGGAAAACAATACAGAGTAGAAGAAGGCGATACACTTTTCATTGAAAAACTCAATGAAGCTGAAGGTGGAAAGATAAATTTCGAGAAGATTCTTGCTTTTTCCAACGAAGGCGAAGTTTCCTTCGGGAAACCTTATATTGAAGGTGTTTCGGTGGATGCAACGGTTCTTGAGCAGGGCAAAGGACCTA
It contains:
- the rplU gene encoding 50S ribosomal protein L21, yielding MYAIIETGGKQYRVEEGDTLFIEKLNEAEGGKINFEKILAFSNEGEVSFGKPYIEGVSVDATVLEQGKGPKVIVYKYKAKKDYRRKQGHRQPYTKVKIDAINA